The DNA segment GTTTTTTCCTTTGTCACGAAGCGCCAAAACGTTTTCTATTTTCACAACAAACTTGTAAGCATTCTTGAGTGCCAGAATGATCATCACTGTTATAGCCGTACCACCTGTGGCGAACAAGGCGAGTACACTTACACAAATGAAGACCCAACCGACTGGATCCGTACCTTCAAGTAGGCCTTTTATGATTTCAGCAATGATTCCATATGAGGACTTATAACATTGCAGTAAGAGTTTGAACAGAGCTATCGCTTTCAACTTTAAACTCTCCCCACTTTTTGTCCACGCTTCAATGAACTTTACAAGGTTGTTTAAAAGTCCACCATACCGGTTTATGGCATTGACAACGGTTTCTGTGGTCTTCTTCATCTGTATCTTGTTGATGGATACATGGATACCCACCACAGACATCAGAAGCATGACAGCCTCAATGAGAATGCTGGCATACTGCAAGACAATCGCCCAGTCGATGTCACCTTTAGATCGCAGTTGTCGTGGAGGGTACAGTTCTTCACCGCCGATCTGAGTATGCACATAATATGTACCATTCATGCTGACGATGCTCATTTCAAAGGTTAGGACCAGCAGACCCTCCTTGATTTTATCTATTCGGCCTGAAGGCAGATGCTCACTCAGTGTCGTCTCGATGGCGGACGGGTCCTGCTCCAAACAGCTGCCGATTTGTTTGTTGAGACGACTGTGTTCCTCAATCACATCTGTAGCTGCTTTTAAGACACGCTCTTTTAACTTTAGATCTCGATTGATTTCGACGAATTCTGAAGGAGCCCATTTCTGTGCTTCCTCCATCGTCTTATCAACCACTGATTTGTCATAATAAGATGCCATGCTGGCTactgaaatataaaaacaaacaaacaaaaaaaacgaaaaaaaaaaaaaaaaaaaaaaaaaaaaaaaaaaaaaaacccacctcttATAAAACAGCTGACTGAAAAGTTGAATGTTTCCCAGAACTCCAAAAGCTGTATGGAAACTTGCTAATGTAAATCCTATTCATAAAAATGGTAGTATTCACGaactttcaaattataaacCAATCTCATTAACAAGTAATATTTCtaaactttttgaaaaatgcatttttaaacacatttgtAACTTCTTCAGAAGTAACAACATTATAACAAAATTTCAGTCTGGGTTTATTCCAGGTGTTTCAACTGTAAAACAGCTTCTGGATTTGTATCACTTTATTTGTCAATCCATGGATGAAGGAAAGGAAGTTAGAGCAGTATTTTGTGATATAAGTAAAGCATTTGATAGAGTTTGGCACAAGTTTAATTCACAAATTGGAAATGTTGGTATAAAAGGAAAATTATTAGCATGGTTTGAAGTTATCTATTCCATCGGGAACAGCGTGTAGTATTGCATAACCAGTTTTCTCATATCAAGACTGTCCCTGCAGGTGTCCCTCAAGGTTCCGTCCTCGGTCCTATTCTGttgttgatatacatgtatatatataaatgatattgtaaATGATATTACCTCAAATATACGACTGTTTGTTGATGATACTTTGCTGTATATAACTGTTGAAAATCCTAATGCATGTTGTAAAATCTTAAACACAGTGTATTCTTAGACGGgcaaaaaaaattgttagtaAAATTTAGTCCTAATAAAACTGAAACAATGACTTTCAGtcgtaaaaatgtaaacacatTCTTAGACAATGTTCAGATATCTGAAGCAGAGGTTCATAAACATTTTGGTTCAATGTTTcaagaccggcctcgatggcgtcgtggttaggccatcggtcaacaggctggtaggtactggatttggatcacagtcgaggcatgggatttttcatcgagataccgactccaaaccctgagtgagtgctccgcaaggctcaatgggtaggtgtaaaccacttgcaccgaccagtgatccataactggttcaacaaaggccatggtttgtgctatcctgcctgtgggaagtgcaaataaacgatcccttgctgctaatcggaaagagtagcccatgaagtggcgacagaagatttcctctaaaaatctgtgtggtccttaaccatatgtctgacgtcatataaccgtaaataaaatgtgttgagtgcgtcgttaaataaatcatttctttctttctttttttaatgtttcaaaaatcTGGAGAATGGGACTGTCATATTAAAGGCCAGTAAAATGATAAATTGTCTTCGTTCATTCAAATTTAGATTATTTAGAAaggcattagaaaaaatatacaGATCATTTATTCTTCCCATATTTGACTATGCAGACATAATCTGGGACAACTGTACCATCTACCAGGCAAACACCATTGAAAATCTCCAATTAGATGCTTTCCGTACAATTTGTGGTGCTGTTAGAGGAACATCTCACCAGTTGTTATATTGAGAAACCGGTTTCATACCTTTACTAGAAAGGAGGAAACGTCACAAACTCTGTATGATGTATAAACTTTCAAATAACACGTTACCAACCTTTTTAATCTTACAACTACCTCGCTCTGCTGCAGAACGTAATGAATACCACATGCGTAATGCGGAGAacctacaaacatattttttgtcaaacaaaattgttttcgaACTCCTTCTTTCCTTCAGCAGTACAATTATGGAATAATCTTTTGCCTGATATTAGAAATTCTTCTTcactaaaattgtttaaaatacaaatgaacaaacacgACCCTGCTGTTCCATCTCATTTCTATGAAGGTGATAGATGGCAACAGATTCTACATAGCCGACTCCGTTTGGGTACCAGTGATTTGAATGGTCAGAAATTTGTACGATATGTGACAGATACCCCTTCTTGTATTTGTGGACATCCAGTTGAAGATGcagaacatttttaattttttctgtccAACATACGTTCCAGCTCGCAATACCCATTTACTGAACTATTATAATCTCAAGTATCATACTTTACTATTTGGAAATTCAAATTTAAGCGTTCAAGATAATGTctctatatttaaatctgttcagaattttcttattaatagtaAGCGTTTCGAGATCAATTAACCATTTAACCATTATGTTTGCCATTTATTCTTTGTTTGTTCTACACACTCAGCTCTTCTATTCCCCCAACTATCCGTGTTATCTTTATTGTTCTAGCCATCttgatgtataacatgtatatttgttaaatgtagggagaggccttaatataggcacttgcctgttggccaatcccaaatttgatttgcaaataaatattgtttaaaccaaatcaAAAAGCTTCGGTGAAATAGCGGTTAAGTCATCAACTTAAAGGCTAGCATACACTGCGTATTGCATAGAGATAATTTACTCCTGACCTCTGACCTatacatgtgatatttatcgCCTCTTGACATTGTGGAATTTGGCTTTTGAGAAGTCATGACTTCTGATTAAGTGATCGACTGTATTACACAGTACAACTCCGTATAGATGTTCATGCATAAATGTGTACGCATGGTCCTtccaattaatatttttaaatcggaaaaatacttgctgtaaattcttataattaatgttagtggcataatttaacaaaataatttttttcttcattttgtttagctttaaatatgtttataattttattggttgtgtaaacttcattcaTAGATGTGTGGCGTAGGAATGCAAAGTTCCATTGATAAATAGCGACGTCATTTTTCCGGTCTTTAATCTctgcatttttatatattgtttaattattttggaAGTCATTTTGTGAGAGTTTTGTTCATTAATGTTcggtgtaataaatagaatactatactcgctttcgctcgtgaGGTACGATTAAAAACACACTTGTTGTAATGTGGACGGTCTCACACTCGTTTTGTATTGTCTGTCTCAGCGTTTAACCTATCTGAGGGACACACGAATGATGCGTCTAGAAAAGACGTGGTTGAACTCTCAGTAAGTTTTACAACAAgtcaaaatgaaacaaaaataaactaatcATTATACTGTAGTagtcaacccctgcaattgcccgcggcaatcggcaatgccgtggagattgccgcgGAGTTTTCCATTCTCTGCTGTATTTTTTGTCTCCGTGGACTAtatcggattttttttttttcgatatgtattttttcattatttctaaacaaaatatacttagtgaactgaaaacagattcaaagtaaatattaaaacagtaactgcacCATTATTATTACAGAGGGTGATAGCTTATTCGTTGTTGAATCGTGGCTATGGTGCAGTAGGCgtgttttatgtttaataaaatgttccacATACACTTCTACAAGTCACTTAATGATgagatatttgtaaatatacatgtatatatatagagagagatatacaTATTTGCCGATAGTTTAATACACTTTTTTTCTGTCatttatattgacaaaatatactAGCCTTTTTATGGTGCCGAGTggcctaattaaaaaaaaaaaaactttaccgATTACATGGGTTTGGAAGGAGGAGGGACGGAGGGGGCATTCGGTATTGGTGACagattttctaataaaaattatgctgttattaaagaaaactattttaattttatatcacattaaatatattctgacactttgATGTAATAGTTATATGTAATATAGGACCTAATTAAAAGGTAAAGATTGAAATGACACGTCACTGCAGACTGACTACGCTGTACATGataaattgtaaaatgtttacaacCCCAATGTCCTTGATCGTGCACGTGTCATTCGTGTGTAAACTATCAGGTCActttggtaaacaaaacaaataaaaaaactccTCATCAGATTTACTTACAATCAGATTTGGAAACATGTTAACAGTATAATTACCGTGGAAAATGCCGTAGACACTATTTTTGACACggaattgtttaaaattattttgccgtGGTCATTTTCTTAAACGATATATACTTggcaataataatattttggaatcatttaaattccacccataattaattttgaaggttttaaaatattattaacgcGATTTTTGTATtctacaaagttttaaaatatgcttaaCGTCATTTTCGTATTCTACGATTTTGCATTGTGTTCTATTGTACGTTCTTTACAGCTCGTGACAATATGTTGTAAATAACTGACTGatgtatttacctttgtttgacctctgtgtgtgtgtgtgtgtgtgtgtgtgtgtgagagagagagagagagagagagagagagagagagagagagagagagagagagagagagagagagagagagagagagagagagagagagagagagagagagatggatttGAACCCACTACAAGTCGTAGTAAAATGCGTCAGGAAATTGTACAAACTTCATATACACTTCCCCTGTTAGATAGTGTTgcgtttctgtttgtttttatgagaaaacaaaacattttgttaatttgttttagtaaattaaGGTATTATGAGGTGCAGAGGCAAGGTTACACCTATCGCCATTATGACTTACCATCTGCACAATTATGACGGTACATGacggtgtatgtgtgtgttccaGCTTGGTTGGGTGTGTCATTGTGTgcgtatgtacatgtgtgtgtcggtgtgtacgtgtttgtatatgtgtgtatatgtgtgtttgttttagagagagagagagagagagagagagagagagagagagagagagagagagagagacagagagagagagtgtgtgtgtgtgtgtgtgtgtgtgtgtatgtgtgtgtgtgtttgtgtgtgtgtctcagaatttgcatgtgtgtgtattcatGTATGAGCCAGTGAGAGTgactgaatgactgactgaatgcTGAATGACGAATGAATGAGAGTGAGTGAGCGTTGTGGGGGAgggaggtggaggtggtgggATATGTTAGAGCTATGTCTTTCATATTGAAATGTGTCATACAATGATTTCATGATTTACTTCAACAAAGTTTAAATACTAATTATACAAGTACCTGGTTCATGTTGTTCTACTCGAACACATTGTCCTGTATCAAAGCGGTTCGAAGAACTCTGGTATGGCGGTCTTGACATCCTGCAAAACAGTTAAGATAAAATAATCAgtttcggtggtgtcgtggttaaggcatcggacataaggccAGTAGggactgggttcgcagcctggtaccggctcccactcagagagaggtttaacgactcggtgggtaggtgtaagaccaatacaccctcttctctctcacaaaccactaacccctaaaccactgtcctggacagacagcccagatagctaaggtgtttGTCCAgatccttaattggatattagcacgaaaataagttgaaattaattaattcagcCAAGTTGGTTGGCTGACGTTGACGTTCTCGAAGACATCGTCCGATGATGTCACACATGTGCTCAATGGATGAAGGGTCTGGGCTTAAGGCTGGCCACGGTAGCGTGGTGATTTTCCGTTGCTGCAGATACCTAGTGACTAGTAAACTCCTTTGAGCACGGGCGTTGTCGTCCTGAAAACAAATGGGGTCCATCCTGACGTGCGAAGGGCATAACGATCGGTGCAAAGATGTTGTCacggtagtactgcccagtgacaCTTCCATGAACAATGTGTAGATGGGTTCTGGCAGTCATggtgatgccaccccacaccataacgGACCCTAATCCAAATCGGTCATGAGAACGAACGTTGACGTTGGCGTAGCGTTCATTGGGACGTCGCCAGACACGCTGTCGTCGATCATGGAAGGGTAGTGTGAATCTTGTCTATTCTGAAAACATTACCCGAACCTGACGCTTGTTAGCCCAATGTCTACGATGTGTACACCATTGACGTATGGCTGCAATGTGTCTCGAAGTCAAATGCGGGTTAACGCAGGGTCGACATGCGTGGATGTTACTTCTATGCTGTCTGTTACGAATAGTCTGACCAGACACTGTAACGCAAGTTGTAACATGGAGTTCTTTAgcgatttgattggctgattgaCCTCGATCCCTCAACGTGTACGTCCTAATGAAGCAATCCTGAACCGAAGTTGTGGCCATTGGCCGTCCTGAACGGGGACGATCATTCACATTTCTGGTTTGTCGATATCGGGCTCACTATCGGTTAATGACTGATTGTGACACATTAAGTCTATTGGCCACAATTCGCTGGGTGGTGCCAGCTTGGAGCATGCTTACATCCCTGAGACGTTCCTGACGTTAGCGACGTCGCATTGTTGAATAGCTACACAATGTTGTAAAGAATGTGAGTTTAAAATAcaccccctacacacacacactcacacacacacacacacacacacacacacacacacacacacacacactctcacacacatacactctcacacacacacacactctcacactcacactcacactcacacattcactcacactcacactcacactctcactctcactcactctcactcactcactcactcactcactcactcactctctctctctctctctctctctctctctctctctctctctctctctctctctcactcactctcactctctctctctctctctctctctctctctctctctctctctctctctctctctctctctctctctctctctctctctccatgatTTTCACAAGTTGGAATTGTAATATAATTCCGTCAATGATTCACTTCTTAGTACAATGTTTGGCACCAACATGATGGTTCGCGGTTAGTAGAAATTGTAATTCATCGCATTTTACATCAAGATTGTTATGTTAGTGATTGAGTTTCATAGTTCATGGAAATAATCTGTAACAACCTCTTGCTAAATGAGATATTACATCATCATTTACCCCCAAGATGGTCATCAAGTC comes from the Gigantopelta aegis isolate Gae_Host chromosome 14, Gae_host_genome, whole genome shotgun sequence genome and includes:
- the LOC121387995 gene encoding uncharacterized protein LOC121387995, yielding MSRPPYQSSSNRFDTGQCVRVEQHEPASMASYYDKSVVDKTMEEAQKWAPSEFVEINRDLKLKERVLKAATDVIEEHSRLNKQIGSCLEQDPSAIETTLSEHLPSGRIDKIKEGLLVLTFEMSIVSMNGTYYVHTQIGGEELYPPRQLRSKGDIDWAIVLQYASILIEAVMLLMSVVGIHVSINKIQMKKTTETVVNAINRYGGLLNNLVKFIEAWTKSGESLKLKAIALFKLLLQCYKSSYGIIAEIIKGLLEGTDPVGWVFICVSVLALFATGGTAITVMIILALKNAYKFVVKIENVLALRDKGKNM